The genomic interval AAGGATCTTTGCAGCGAGTTCTGGAGGGGGGTCCTTTTCTGGGGAGCACGCGAAACGTGAGAGCAGCCCGTATAGTTGTGAAACAAAGCGAACGTCGCCACATACTCCTGGAGATAGAATTACGGGCCGAAGTCCTAATTCAACAGCCTTACGGCTGGCGCATTCAAGAGCAATAGTGTTTGAGCCaattacaacatttaaaacatggtCTTTGGTTTCTCCATAATGGGGTCTAGTTTTACTAAGCACCTCTTTTACAGAGGAAGGAAGGGAGTCAGAAAGCTTATAACGATCAAAGATAGCCCAGACCTCTTCTGGCTTGGAGTCACTCTGGACTGTTGGACCGCTGGCTATCAAATCCAAAGGATCTCCAATAACATCAGACAGAATCAATGCCACTACCTTAAAGAGAATGTGATGCCAGAGTCAATATTATGCTCAAGTAACACCATTGTGTATTgcttaaaaaacagttttgcatgtctttttttgttatgtAGTGTATAGTGTTACCTGGGCTGGGTTGGCACATTGGGCAAGGCCTCCACCCTTCAACAATGACAGGGCTCGTCTTACTGTATTTAGCTCTTGAATTGTGGCCCCTGCTGCTGCAAGTTTTCGTGTCACATCCTGTTTCTCCTGCAAGGACATGGGTGGTGCAGGAGCAGGTAAAAGTGCAGAGCCACCACCTGTAAGTACaagtaaaaacataaacatttcaaGATCGTTCAGAAAATACACTATATACTTAATATGTTTTGGATCAGTAaggttcttcttttttttaatgaaaaaaatgccTCTGGAAATCAAATCTGGAGGCAAATATTGCCCTTTTatcaaaaagttaatttctgaccttacaacaaagacatttataatgctataaaagctttttatttaaaataaattttgctcttttcaccaaaaaatgcaccagtttccagaaaaatattaagtataagtgaagagttcagatgcaaaagcctctaaatccatctgacgtatggTAGTGCATGTTGTaaagaaaaaactcagaaagAAAATAGGAAGAAAATAAGTCGCAGTACCAGAGATGAGCACGAGCAACAGATCTTTCTCAGTCAGACCACTGGCAAGTTCTCGAATACACTCTGCTGACTTCTGGGCATCTGCATCTAAATTGTTCTTTGCTCCTTCCATCACTGTAATTTTGCTGTTATTCTCAAGTAGCATCTTCCTGAGTGTGCATACAAACGGAGCTTTTCAGTAACAGTACATACAAACAGCTTTTCAGTAACATCCAGACTGTActatatggaagcccatttccgccactgaataaaaaataaaaaaggtaattgtgacttttttttctcagaactgtgagatataaacacacaattgcgagttataaagtcacatttgcgagatatataaaaataataaaaaaaattctgactttttttcttgcaattgtgactttgcatcttgcaattctgacttgattaagtcagaattgtgaggtaagaagtcgcaataaccttttttacaatttttttcattcagtggcggaaactggCTTTCATAGTACTATGTGCGGctaaatacaaaaagaaaaatctagcAGAAAACTTGGAAGCCAGTTTGACATCAGGGCTACATGATGACTATATACTATATTTAGCATGAAATCTATTTGTAGGATATAATATTGGCAGATATACATGACTCTCACTaattatatcataaaatgtgtatattgtgtcatatatatttttttttatttaataagtctgaaaaaaaaacttatttacaAGACAGCAAATTGTAGTCACCTAGAACCAAAATACACTTTgtgtatacaaaataaaaatattttaaaacgatATAATATTGGCAGATATAAATGACTCTCACTaattatatcataaaatgtgtatattgtgtcatatatatttttttttatttaataagtctgaaaaaaaaacttatttacaAGACAGCAAATTGTAGTCACCTAGAACCAAAATACACTTTgtgtatacaaaataaaaatattttaaaacgatATAATATTGGCAGATATAAATGACTCTCACTaattatatcataaaatgtgtatattgtgtcatatttgttttttgacatCAGGGCTACATGATGACTATGTACTATATTTAGCATGAAACCTATTTGTAGGATGAGGGAATTTAACAGAGgcatgttaaaatatgtaattaaaatacttaCTCTTTTCCATGATTGCATAGTGTTTTCTGGATACCATGAGGCACGCTGACCATCCCTTTAATTAGATGGTCTCCTACAATCCTCTCTGCTTCTGCTGCCATCCCCAGCACAGCCTTTCCAAAACCCACCAAATAAAGGTTATTGGTAAgtgtgaaactctttccacccACAAGTAGTTTGTCTCCATGTCGCTCCAGACTTCTGCGGACCACTATGTTTGGCTGCACACCTTCAACCGCTGCAGAAAAGACAGCCCGGGCTCGCGTTTCTAATGACGACATACTGCGAGAGCACAGTGATGCTAAACTGACCCGCAGCGGGTGCTGCAGGTGAAGTGAACGTGAGCGAGCGAGAATCCAAGCCATAAAGCAATCAAATGATCCACATCAGATGAAGAGAGCCACTTAACACCTGAGAGGAGAAAGAGATATTAAACAGACAGATTAATATTACCGAATGTCACTGACCAACAAATCTTATGTTTTGAAGAAACCAGTAATTCAAGCGTTCCTCACATCAGtataaaacactgacaaaacagcatgaaaatTACAGCTTTAATGTTCATGAAAAGTACAGCTTTAACGTTATCCAAATTTACTCTGTTGATATCTAATCTTCTTAATGCTATATTCTGTAAAACTTTTTTCTGATATAAACAGCTGTCGATTAGGCTAACAACTTCTGACAGTTTCCCAAGTTGGGAGaatttatctcaaaatattggCAGATATAAATGACTGTCACTaattatatcataaaatgtgtatattgtgtcatatttttataagtctaaaaaaatatatatatttagaagaCAGCAAATTGTAGTCATCTAAAAACAAAGTGAATACAAAATACACAACTACAGTGTCACCTGAGATCCTTTTCAAACACCATCCTTATACAACCTTTACAGTTTATGAGAACGTACCTGCACACTGTTCCAAGTAATCCTGAAGCTCTTTTAAGAAACATTTGAGAGCTGCATTACATTAGAGCCTGTGTACTGAGTGAGTAATGATTGACTACAGTTGACCATAGGGCAGAGAACTGGTCAGTTACAAGATGCTTGTGCCTTCATCAAGAGTTATTCCCAAAACAGTAGGAGGAGGTGCTACAATAGCCTTGTGACACTTAAGGTAAAGTCTAGTAATGGGGGTGGTAGTCATATTTACGCAAAAATGCACCACCCTTACAGACTGCATTGAAAACACAAATTTTCCACAGAAATGACATCAAACCATTATTGTTTACATTGAATTTTCCTCCATACTCCAACTTGTGGTCAACTTCAGCTAtagaaaacaacataaataacGTTTTAGCCtcatttttatgtgtgtatCAGTCATGTCAGGTTTACACATTCATAATTCTAACGCTCCCTTTCTCTGCTTGTTGTGAACAAAATCGACTCACATGTCGAAAGGCCCCTTCTCGACCAACAGATCATAGTTCACGAACGAAATGTCAGTTCCGCTCCAAATCGTTGTTTTGATTGAATCTTTTAAATGAACGAATTGTTTAAAAACCGACTCGTTCAGTGAAGGGAGGGCGGGAGTTCGATAATTTAACCAATGAAAAGCTCCTTCACAGCCCAGTCTCGAATGCTATTGGCTGGAACTACAGTCAAGGTAGGACGAGTCAGTAGACTTCAAGAACGATTCATTCTTTTAAAAGGTTCATTTACGAGCAAACAAACTTGACGTTTGTTTTGCAAAGTGAAATTATCAACCGAATTTTAGCTCATTGTCAGtattttacacaaacacatttaattagGAAGTTTGTTAACCTAACCACTGACGATGGCAGTGCACATCTTAAATGTTTACTATTAACACACCGGAGTTTACAAGTTTACAGCGGCCATCTATTATTACACTAATAGAAAGCTGGAAATTAGAAGTGAATGAAACGCAACATATATGCTACTTCAGCACTACAATGCTAATATGCTGTGTGTAAAAAGTCTTCTAAAGAAGCAATGACATATTTTATTCAGAAGGTGGCAGTAAGTCAGCTAATATAAACTAAACCCATGGCAACATACATTTGTAACATCCATAACACGTGAAATTGCACACTAAAGTGTGTACAAATTTAGTTATACTTCACACTTATACTATTTTTGTGTCACCAAACAGCAGAGGTGGCACGTCATACTGTGTATGACATCATTCTTCCTGTTATCAGTGTCTCCCAGCTCCATCTGTTACTCACACCCGTGGGGAGAAGAGTACAGTGCAACATTGCAAGCTCTCATTTACAAGTAGCAAACaacttaacatttattttcattgtgcaggcaatttgatgttttcatgttttcatgactAAAAACCTGCATTCTAATTCACTGTCTATACctcaaatgttcaaaatgttcatCTTAAAaaggatagtccacccaaaaatgaaaattctgtcatcattcacatctcttcatgtttttccaaacctgtagtgCATTTCTTTCCTCCTTGGGAAGAAGATATTTCAAAGAATGTTGAGAATGGTTTCAGGCCCCATTGACTTCTATAGAATTTTTGGtctatttgtttcttttaaaaatatcttttttgtgtgtacagtcatacaggtttagaatgacaaaAAGGGTATATgataaatttttcatttttgggtggactatccatTTATGAGAAGTCAACAGTAATCGCTTCAGTCAGCAAGAAATGAATATTCTACAAGCATTTATATTCTTTAAGctaatttttcacatttattatgccataatttgtaattttatattgcTTTATAAAATGCActagcatattatttttttatacagtgccttgcaaaagtattcataccccttcatttttttcacattttgtgttGCAGccttaaaatgctttaaattactttttttcccacagTAATCTACACTACATACACcaaaatgacaaagcaaaaaatagatttttaacaactttgcaaatttattagaaataaatgaataagtgtttatacccttttctgggacacttgaaattgagctcaggagcattcatattgcttgtagatgttactacattTTGAGTGGAGGTAACCTGTGGAAAATTCATTTGATGAGTAtaatttggaaaggcacacacctctcaataaaagatctaacagctgaaaatgcatattagaGCAAAAACCAATCCCTGAGGTTTAAAGAACTGCCTATAGAGCTCAAAGACAGGAGATCTGGACAGATCTGGAGTTCAGAAAAAATGGAATGGAAGACGTTTGAAACAACTAGGATTTTTCCTAGAGCTGACCTCCTGGCCAaattgagcaattgatggaAAAAGGCCCTTGGTTAGACTGGTGTGGGGCTTTTTTTTCAGCGGCAGTTACTGATTGTCTAGTCAGAGGAGAAGGAAAACTCAATTGCACcaaaaacccagtccagagcattcagaacttCAGACTGGGCAcattccaacaggacaatgacccaaagCACACAGCGAgtgtggcttatagacaactctttGAATGTCATttagtggcccagccacagccttacCTTGAACACAAGCAAATATTTGAGGAGATACCTGAAcatgtctgccagcccccattcaagctgacagagcttgagacgCAAAGATGTGCAAAACTTCATAtgtgcatcatacccaaaaagaaaGCTGTAAAAGTGCTTtaactaagtactgagttaagggtatgaatacttatgcaatgtacttatttcagtgttttatttttatgaatttgcaaagttgtcacaaatctgttttctgCTGTGTCATTATTGTGTATGGAGTGTATAgcgatgtggaaaaaaatattttaaagcactttaacataaggctgcaacataacaaaacaaaaaaaaaaaaacaatgaaggggtatgaatacttttgcaagggaCTGTATGCAACCAAAATTTGATGGACACCTTTAAAGCCTCGCGGACACAAAGCTAGTTGACAGTGCTGTTCTCTTTTGTTTGCGTTGCAGTTctgtcatgtttgtttgttgtacTATCTATTGCAGCACTTTTTTGTGTTGTCATGGATAATTGATGTACAGAAGGCTACGTAATTCTCAGGTGGCTGCAGATAGCAGATGGGAAGAGGTCACTCTGCTGGCTGATATTTCCCTTCTGCAGCACCAGTGACCCTCTATCATTCTCTATGCGTATACTCTCCCGTCCTCGTGGCAGTCATATGCTCCGTTATTTTATAAAGGGCTCACATTTGGCTACTGTGTAGGGTAAGCCACTGGAAGTTTTCCATCAGTGATCACTTACTCACCTGAGGCCTGAGAGGAACACAATGAGAGGATGATGGACTGGAAAGACAACTGTACAGATATGATAGCATAGAGCTGGCAGGTGACTTTCAGTGCATACAAAGAGAGGCTGCGATTTATGAATACTCAGCAATAAGGAACATGATTTGCATGACTAGAGGGTATCTGGCATCAGTACAGGGGACAAGCTTAACTCTCTGAGGTGGCTGAACTCTCACTTTCAGTAAGTGACTAAGATGAATCGCTTTACTGTGTGCAATTAGATCTTCTCACTTTTTCATTAAAGCCAATATGGGGAATAATGGTAAATGGAGAAGATGGAAACAGAATTAGCAAGCTCGAATACTTTATCATATTCCGTTGCACATTCATCGCCGAGGTTTTTCCCCGATTGCACCATCGCTCTTGTTATTCCATTAGAgcaaaaacaaagagaaatcACTCTTTCTCATAACCGTATTTGGCTCGTGAGTGGCCATCTTATTGCCTTTGTGCTTTAAATATCCTGAAGCTTCTGGCTGTGATCTACATTCATATTTTATGCAGAATATGCATGAAGCGAAGTTCTTTGATGCTTTGTGTCTGGGGTTCTGATCATGGAATATGTTCATTTGAATGACAGTCTAAAAGTCATATGCTCACAGTTATTATGCATGCACTGAGATTTATGTATAGATATTTACAATGACgagataaaacaaataaaccttGACGTGAAAGCATCATGCacctattttaatatttcagtaaaCCAAAAAAAGTGCAACTCAGCTTGATGGCCAGTGATCATGCATTGTtgttatacagaaaaaaatagatattattataacttttttgtgtgttccaAAGTGAAAAAGCTATTATTTTGAGTAACATAGTGCAACTCATATACTACCatatttctatcatgacaactttcagaagattttagcatggtattTCGTCTTgacggaatagatctgctacgctgctgaattgctgttgttgtagattattgctgctgctactgcaaagcaagtacaggaaatTGCTACTGCCAGTATGTGCTGATACGGTACGGTAAGTATTTAAGACATaatgctgctgcacaaatagcatatataacCTGTAGCaaatctatacaggtggagctggggaggtggagggtttcagaggagcTCTGAATGTGGGCTGCGAAATGCTCTAGTGagtgctaaccagccatttaaatataaagcagcaagctcattggctgcgtatgcaacatgaaccaatcagcttgtgtcAACTAGTTTAACACTGTTAATATCATTGGTTTGCATTAACAACCCCTCAGCCTGCGGCATCTAGAGTTTCATAGCAGAACTTGGCATTTAGACATCCCTGcacaaacaaagaaagaaacaaataaataaaacttttttgccACACTTTTCTATTTTTCAAAAACCACATGATATGAAAATGTGAGGGTTCACCATTTTTTTCCTATCAACGAATTACATGTGAACTCGCTGCCACGGAATGAAACCCGCAAACCCACAAACCATGTCATGCTGTTCCCTGTCAGTTAGCTGCTTTTGCAGGGCCTCATAGAACAAAAGGGATTTCACAGACTTCCTGTCTCTCTTCATTACCTTAAAAGGCTGATTATTATTGCGACTATGCCTTTGCCAATTATTCCAGCTTCTCAGAAAGCCCACCTACAGTGACTCTCCCGAAGTCCCTCACAAGGCCTCAGGTTTTCAGCCTCTGAAGCATGGGGAGTGACAGCTTAGTGTTTTCACAATAAACAGACTCAATAGAAGAATCCATGTGTCTTGTAATgaaacagacagatggacacaGACAAAAGAGAAATATGTGGATAATTTGGAAATGGGACAAGCTGAAGGAAGAAGGAATGAAAAACACATTGGTGATCTAATTGATTTAtagttcaattaaaaaaaaaaaccttacagtTATAGTAAAGATTAGTCTTTCTAGAGGAAATATAATGAATTCATTGGGCAACTGCATGCAGGTAAATCGGAGTGTTCTCCATGGGGCAGCTTCCAGTGCTCTGCTGCTAGGCAACTGCCTGGGCACTATGTGACTCTTCACATGACAGCATTTCTTCTGAAGCAATTAGGACAAATTCAGAACGTTCAGCTGTTTCCTAAGTGCCCattgtttttaatcatgaatCTACTATTGCAGACGTAGGCTAATTTTCCTTCAGCCTAGACTGGGTTTGGCAATTCAGTATATCCAAATTAATGAAACGTTAAGAATTACAGGCACTGGCTTATGATCTCTGT from Labeo rohita strain BAU-BD-2019 chromosome 6, IGBB_LRoh.1.0, whole genome shotgun sequence carries:
- the glyctk gene encoding glycerate kinase, with the translated sequence MAWILARSRSLHLQHPLRVSLASLCSRSMSSLETRARAVFSAAVEGVQPNIVVRRSLERHGDKLLVGGKSFTLTNNLYLVGFGKAVLGMAAEAERIVGDHLIKGMVSVPHGIQKTLCNHGKEKMLLENNSKITVMEGAKNNLDADAQKSAECIRELASGLTEKDLLLVLISGGGSALLPAPAPPMSLQEKQDVTRKLAAAGATIQELNTVRRALSLLKGGGLAQCANPAQVVALILSDVIGDPLDLIASGPTVQSDSKPEEVWAIFDRYKLSDSLPSSVKEVLSKTRPHYGETKDHVLNVVIGSNTIALECASRKAVELGLRPVILSPGVCGDVRFVSQLYGLLSRFACSPEKDPPPELAAKILQLGPEVGVESWDLCRTMNVLVEEIKEGWGTTCLLAGGEPTVQLTGKGRGGRNQELALRVGLELSSSEGNNGAVFLSGGTDGQDGPTEAAGAVTDRELMEEATSQGLDIDGFLTNNDSFTFFSQLSEGRRLIMPGLTGTNVMDVHVMLLPPSPQTDLQ